The following nucleotide sequence is from Candidatus Zixiibacteriota bacterium.
GACACTGTCAAGGCAGGATGACTTATGCCTGCTTCTTCTGACCACGAAAAGTTAGCAGGTTCTAACCCAGTATCCAAGAGAATCTTATATATCTCATTCTTTTGGGTTTTTAATAGTAAATGCTTCTCTGGCATCAATTATTTCCTTTGCATAATTTGGTCCAATTTACTGTCTGCTTCTAACATGCCATAGGGCTTTGAATGGTTCAGGAAGTCCAGAAAAAGTCCGGTCCCTATCACTCAAATTTCAATCTATATAATTCTATTAGTTCAGATAGCTCCTTTTTTCTAACGGGATCAATGTCTTTATCATGTTTCGAAATTAACTCTTTCAGAAAGCTATGGGCTTTCCAAGATTTGTGAACCTGCGTTTGCTCTATGCTTCCTCTGACAATCTCATTAATCTGGTCCTTGGAAAAATCGTCGAGTTTTGACAATAATTGGGCTTTATCTGCTGCGTCTACGTAGCTGGTGCTCCCGACGAATGACTTGATAAGACAGTCCTGAAGATTATCTTTCAGATTCTTATTATTGAAGATTGATTCAATAATCTTAAGACTCGAATCAATACATGAGTACTTATCGTTTTCATACTCGTCAATTTCTATTACATATTCGAATTTTAAAGCCTGAAACCTCGAAATAAACCCGTAAGGGTCAATGTCGACTTTAAGAGGAATAATAAATTTTTCGTCTCCAAATGCTATTCCTGTTTCTTGGTCAGTCCACTCAGACCCCTGGAAGTTCTTTGTCAATAATGGAAGGAATACATCGCTTTGTCTCAATTCTCTAATTATTTCTTCTTGCCATTTAGCGCTTGGAGTAATATCCTCGTGGGCCAAGAAAACGTCCATGCCGTATTGCTCCAAGCACTGCTTGATTGCTCCAGCTATTTTTTTATCACGTGTAGAGTAACTCACAAAAACTCTTAAAGATTTACCGATAAAAACCCTTGACTCCTTCTCCTCTTCCATAATTCCTTTACCATCTCTTCATTGCTTCATTATCATCCATCAGTCGAATATGATATGCCTTGTCTTCATTTTCAAAAGAATATCTAAAGAATTTCTCTGATTCGTATACCAGATCATATGCTGACCATCTATACTTAACTTTTGCTCTAATTAGAATTTCTCCTCGATACGACTGTGCAACAAAACTGAGATTGACGCCATGATGCTTACTGATTTCGGGCAATGAGCCAGGATATACTGTGCTATCTTTAGGGATTTGAGCCTTTTTTATAATCACCGAAATCTCCACTTTCTCTGCATCAGAAGCTCCCTCATTCGTAAAATCTATATATGCAGTCAAGCCTGAACTTGAACTATCCACCTTGGTGCAAGAGATGATTACTTTTGGTTTACCCTTCTCAAGCATATCCTTTATTTCAGCTACCGATTTGTTTCTTTCTACCATAAATGTGCTTTCCGCTAATGCATAATCTTTTCTCATAACATCCAGTTGACCACTCATCACATTATTCGCTTCTCTTGTCAATGCAAAGCCGGTGTCAAGCTTATTGACTGAATCCCTTGTGAGTTTTATTGATTCTTGAGTTTGGAGGCTATTCCATACCATCACAAGTAGGACCCCCATTGCGATAAAAAAGGTGGCGAGCTCAATCCAGGGTCGAACCTTATCGAGGAAATTCCGATTCTCTTCCTTGATTACTTTAGCGCTTTCCGGGTATTGCTGCATCCATAAACCCCTTCTTTGTTTTAACTATACCAAAATCCTCTTCAAAAATCAACAAATCTTTTTGGGGGATCTTTCAAAAAATATTTATACCTATTCAGTAATCCTACGTCAATAAA
It contains:
- a CDS encoding toll/interleukin-1 receptor domain-containing protein, coding for MEEEKESRVFIGKSLRVFVSYSTRDKKIAGAIKQCLEQYGMDVFLAHEDITPSAKWQEEIIRELRQSDVFLPLLTKNFQGSEWTDQETGIAFGDEKFIIPLKVDIDPYGFISRFQALKFEYVIEIDEYENDKYSCIDSSLKIIESIFNNKNLKDNLQDCLIKSFVGSTSYVDAADKAQLLSKLDDFSKDQINEIVRGSIEQTQVHKSWKAHSFLKELISKHDKDIDPVRKKELSELIELYRLKFE